The proteins below come from a single uncultured Dethiosulfovibrio sp. genomic window:
- a CDS encoding minor capsid protein: MSSLIQAIRSAIVGAGVSPVYMIDAPDEAPVVLVIPYNSDSDSDLPLGRQSFHVRVRTDAYPEGESMAWTVFMAVMEADWSTADRKVHSVVPRQEPFFLGIDDGGKYVHEFNFDVIANWKE, from the coding sequence ATGTCTTCGCTGATACAGGCGATCCGTTCTGCGATCGTTGGAGCTGGGGTCTCACCGGTGTACATGATCGACGCCCCCGATGAGGCGCCTGTGGTGCTGGTGATCCCCTATAACTCGGATAGTGATTCGGACCTGCCCTTGGGGCGTCAATCTTTCCACGTGAGGGTACGGACCGACGCATACCCGGAGGGCGAAAGCATGGCGTGGACGGTGTTTATGGCCGTCATGGAGGCGGACTGGTCTACAGCGGACAGGAAGGTCCATTCGGTGGTCCCGAGGCAGGAACCTTTCTTCCTGGGGATCGACGACGGCGGTAAATACGTCCACGAGTTTAACTTTGATGTTATCGCCAATTGGAAGGAGTGA
- a CDS encoding major capsid protein: protein MASAAAETIKMPYWTDLTGDDEVLDDATALTPGKIGTSQDVAVILRRGKAWGANDLAANLAGDDPMRAIGDLVAGYWARRYQAMLIPALSGVFSAASMANHVHDISALTGDLAKISASGTIDAIQLLGDAKDILTGYLMHSAVEAALAKQDLIEYVKPSDNSLRIPTYMNKRVIVDDGCPVTDGTYTTYIFGNGAIAYGEGSPVGFVPTETDRDSLAGEDYLINRHTLILHPRGVKWAGTAAGSSPTNVELAVGTNWVRVYEDKAIRMVAFKHKI from the coding sequence TTGGCTTCTGCCGCGGCAGAGACGATCAAGATGCCTTACTGGACCGATCTTACCGGCGACGACGAGGTACTGGACGACGCCACCGCTTTGACGCCCGGTAAGATCGGGACCAGCCAGGACGTGGCTGTCATCCTGCGTAGGGGTAAGGCGTGGGGAGCCAACGACCTTGCCGCCAACCTCGCCGGAGATGACCCTATGAGGGCTATCGGCGATCTCGTGGCAGGGTATTGGGCTAGGCGCTATCAGGCGATGCTTATCCCTGCCCTGTCCGGTGTCTTCTCGGCCGCCAGCATGGCGAACCATGTCCACGATATTTCCGCTCTGACCGGAGATCTCGCCAAGATAAGCGCAAGCGGGACGATCGACGCAATTCAGCTGCTTGGGGACGCGAAAGATATCCTTACGGGGTATCTGATGCACAGCGCGGTGGAGGCTGCACTTGCAAAGCAGGACCTCATCGAGTACGTGAAGCCCTCCGACAATAGCCTGCGTATCCCGACCTACATGAACAAGCGGGTCATCGTGGACGACGGATGCCCTGTGACCGATGGGACCTACACAACCTACATATTCGGCAATGGAGCTATCGCCTACGGAGAGGGAAGCCCTGTCGGATTTGTGCCCACCGAGACGGATCGCGATTCTTTGGCTGGGGAGGATTATCTTATCAATCGACATACCCTCATCCTGCACCCCAGAGGCGTCAAGTGGGCTGGTACAGCAGCGGGGTCGTCTCCCACCAATGTGGAACTTGCCGTCGGAACCAACTGGGTGCGAGTTTACGAGGACAAGGCGATACGAATGGTCGCCTTCAAACACAAGATCTGA
- a CDS encoding phage minor capsid protein: MGTNQIDRQAARLVSVFEQAEAEITAEIERILSDPAKSQDNYSVKQLQTAKASVIQILSDLDAASSQWASEAVPAVYTIAVEEARGDLGASVSGQFGTAHRQAAQILAETSYSRIADVLTLAGRQVTDIWRQVQLGRNLAGGALGYETWRQTRDKLQQSLRDGGITAFVDRSGKKWNLKSYASMLSRTELMNVHNEAKRTEFLEHGEDLVIVSSHPGTCEKCAPWQGRVLSLSGKTPGYPTLFQAKDAGLFHPNCRHSYSLYIPDEGETAADTHVKEAAWRAEADAEDAAWREAEEEKRRKKEEAKRWKINREKQNRHMEGTKEYREYAKKLGKEGLVPSCLTITSKELRRIIEEREGEWELLPSSGKSGEKWCVKLNHPVGKWYDRNGQGPFESDVIIVAPSKTGVHCYPGNPSEGR, translated from the coding sequence ATCGGCACGAATCAGATAGATAGGCAAGCAGCGAGACTCGTATCCGTCTTCGAACAGGCTGAGGCGGAGATCACGGCAGAGATCGAGAGGATATTGAGTGACCCCGCAAAGTCTCAAGATAACTACAGCGTCAAGCAGTTGCAGACCGCCAAGGCCTCAGTGATCCAGATACTATCCGATCTTGATGCCGCCTCGAGTCAGTGGGCGTCAGAGGCGGTTCCTGCGGTTTACACGATCGCAGTCGAAGAAGCCCGCGGGGACCTTGGGGCCTCTGTGTCTGGGCAGTTCGGCACGGCTCACCGGCAGGCGGCTCAGATTCTAGCCGAGACGTCCTATTCCAGGATAGCTGACGTGTTGACCCTTGCGGGGCGACAGGTGACGGACATCTGGCGACAGGTCCAGCTAGGCCGCAATCTTGCCGGTGGCGCACTGGGATACGAGACGTGGAGGCAGACCAGGGATAAGCTACAGCAAAGCCTTCGGGATGGCGGAATCACGGCCTTTGTGGATCGGTCAGGGAAGAAGTGGAATCTCAAGTCCTACGCCTCGATGTTGTCTCGGACTGAGCTGATGAACGTCCATAACGAGGCGAAGAGAACCGAGTTTCTGGAGCACGGCGAGGATCTGGTGATCGTGTCTAGCCATCCGGGCACCTGTGAGAAATGTGCTCCGTGGCAAGGCAGGGTATTGTCCCTCTCCGGGAAGACACCGGGGTACCCGACGCTGTTTCAGGCAAAAGATGCAGGGCTATTTCACCCGAATTGTCGGCACTCGTATTCCCTTTATATCCCAGACGAGGGAGAAACAGCGGCCGATACCCACGTGAAAGAGGCTGCCTGGCGAGCGGAGGCTGACGCTGAGGATGCGGCCTGGCGTGAGGCGGAGGAAGAAAAGCGCAGGAAGAAGGAAGAGGCCAAGCGGTGGAAGATCAATCGGGAGAAGCAGAACAGGCACATGGAAGGGACTAAGGAATACCGCGAGTACGCCAAAAAGCTTGGAAAAGAAGGCCTCGTACCAAGCTGTTTGACCATTACATCTAAGGAGTTGCGACGGATAATAGAGGAGCGTGAAGGAGAGTGGGAGCTCCTCCCCAGCAGCGGAAAGTCGGGCGAAAAATGGTGTGTCAAGCTTAATCACCCGGTAGGTAAGTGGTATGATAGAAATGGACAGGGGCCTTTCGAGAGTGACGTTATCATCGTGGCCCCATCGAAAACAGGGGTGCATTGTTATCCCGGTAATCCCTCAGAAGGGCGGTGA
- a CDS encoding DUF4355 domain-containing protein produces the protein MFRSFQLQFFAEDAGDDDQKKEQPGKSFSQADVDRIVADRLKREKEKYADYEDLKGKAEKLKDIEAAQMTEQEKAQAKIAELEARNAETEAKVRAMEITRLRSKLLADEGLPADLADRVRGETEEEIKADLESLKAIVKPKNIGGGGVPQASKDQKNPWKRETFNLTEQARILRENPTLAASLKVDAGVGY, from the coding sequence ATGTTTAGATCCTTTCAGTTGCAGTTTTTTGCGGAGGACGCTGGTGACGACGACCAGAAGAAAGAACAGCCGGGGAAGTCTTTTAGTCAGGCCGATGTGGACCGTATCGTGGCCGATCGGCTCAAGAGGGAGAAGGAGAAGTACGCGGACTATGAGGATCTCAAGGGGAAGGCGGAGAAACTCAAGGATATCGAAGCCGCTCAGATGACCGAGCAGGAGAAGGCACAGGCCAAGATAGCCGAGCTCGAGGCCAGAAACGCCGAAACCGAGGCGAAGGTAAGGGCGATGGAGATCACTAGGCTCAGATCCAAGCTGCTGGCAGATGAGGGGCTCCCTGCCGATCTTGCCGACAGGGTCAGAGGCGAGACGGAAGAGGAGATCAAGGCGGATCTCGAATCCCTCAAGGCGATCGTCAAACCCAAGAATATCGGTGGTGGCGGAGTTCCACAGGCAAGCAAGGACCAGAAAAACCCATGGAAGCGTGAGACCTTCAATCTCACCGAACAAGCGCGCATCTTGCGCGAAAACCCGACACTGGCGGCGTCTCTTAAGGTAGACGCAGGTGTCGGATATTGA